The following are encoded in a window of Bacillus sp. SORGH_AS_0510 genomic DNA:
- a CDS encoding o-succinylbenzoate--CoA ligase, giving the protein MHNDIMPNFLKKRVFLTPERTAVYFNEQTLTFKELYERSFKTAGQLQALGVRKNDYMAVLLKNHLDTIVILFALQLLGVKAVILNNRLTPAELVWQLNDSKAALLLVEDSLSDIEEAIRVEIPSLATVTKSGLFNVEAKTPVIQEEINLSDTCTIMYTSGTTGHPKGVIQTYGNHWWSSIGSALNLGFMERDCWLCAVPLFHISGYSILMRSVIYGMPIVLHENFDVERTLEDITKKNVTIMSVVGTMLTKIIDTLEERRLPPHFRCMLLGGGPAPLPLLQSCLEKDIPVYQTYGMTESSSQIVTLSPEYSLAKLGSAGKPLFPAQLQIRTEDERSAEPGEAGEIVVKGPNVTPGYLNRPDATKDKVRNGWFYTGDIGYLDEDGFLYVIDRRSDLIISGGENIYPAEIESVLLAHPNVAEAGVTGIEDTKWGQVPVAFIVLRNAKTVEEDELRQFCLQRLAKYKVPKAFYFTERLPRNAAKKLLRRNLREMLKED; this is encoded by the coding sequence ATGCATAACGATATAATGCCTAATTTTCTTAAGAAACGTGTCTTTTTAACACCGGAACGGACGGCAGTTTATTTTAACGAGCAAACCTTAACCTTTAAAGAACTTTATGAACGTTCCTTCAAGACTGCAGGGCAGCTGCAGGCACTTGGAGTTCGGAAAAATGATTACATGGCTGTTTTATTAAAAAACCATCTAGACACCATTGTGATCTTATTTGCCCTTCAGTTGTTAGGAGTAAAAGCAGTTATTTTGAATAACCGTTTAACACCTGCAGAATTAGTTTGGCAATTGAATGATTCTAAAGCAGCCCTTCTCCTTGTTGAAGACTCATTGTCGGATATAGAAGAAGCTATAAGAGTCGAAATACCCTCTCTAGCTACCGTGACAAAAAGTGGCTTGTTTAACGTGGAGGCAAAAACTCCCGTAATACAAGAAGAAATTAACTTATCAGATACCTGTACGATTATGTATACTTCAGGAACAACAGGTCATCCAAAGGGAGTTATACAAACCTACGGAAACCATTGGTGGAGTTCCATTGGATCTGCATTAAATTTAGGATTTATGGAAAGAGATTGCTGGCTGTGTGCTGTGCCTCTCTTTCACATTAGCGGATATTCCATCTTAATGCGGAGTGTCATCTATGGAATGCCAATTGTTCTGCATGAAAACTTTGATGTGGAACGTACGCTTGAGGATATTACTAAGAAAAATGTAACCATCATGTCAGTGGTTGGGACCATGCTAACAAAGATTATTGATACGCTAGAAGAAAGACGGCTGCCTCCCCATTTCCGCTGTATGCTGCTTGGTGGAGGACCTGCACCGTTACCATTGCTGCAATCCTGTTTAGAAAAAGATATTCCTGTCTATCAAACCTATGGGATGACCGAATCGTCCTCACAGATCGTAACACTTTCACCGGAATATAGTTTAGCCAAACTTGGATCCGCGGGTAAGCCATTATTCCCTGCACAGCTGCAGATTAGGACGGAGGATGAACGTTCGGCAGAACCCGGTGAGGCTGGTGAAATTGTCGTTAAGGGACCCAATGTGACACCAGGCTATTTGAATAGACCGGATGCAACAAAAGATAAAGTACGGAATGGCTGGTTTTACACGGGTGACATTGGTTATCTCGATGAAGATGGATTCTTGTATGTGATTGACCGGCGATCAGATTTAATTATTTCAGGGGGAGAAAATATTTACCCTGCTGAAATTGAATCGGTCTTACTCGCCCATCCAAATGTGGCTGAAGCAGGTGTTACCGGGATAGAAGATACGAAATGGGGACAAGTACCCGTAGCATTTATAGTTTTAAGAAATGCTAAAACAGTAGAGGAAGATGAACTTCGACAGTTTTGCTTACAGCGCCTTGCAAAATACAAGGTACCAAAAGCTTTTTATTTCACTGAAAGGCTGCCTCGAAATGCTGCAAAGAAGTTATTGAGAAGAAATCTTAGAGAAATGCTAAAAGAGGATTGA
- the menH gene encoding 2-succinyl-6-hydroxy-2,4-cyclohexadiene-1-carboxylate synthase, which translates to MDVVVEGVSFHVEVFGDGFPLVCLHGFTGDTTTWIPFVEEWSKHSKVIIPDIIGHGQTDSPDSEQRYQIEAAAHDLSRLLDQIGEEQVDILGYSMGGRLALTFALLFPHRVRKLILESASPGLLTEKERELRRMNDAKLANFIKEQGIQSFVDYWEEIPLLSTMKGLPKSLQETIRKQRLNNSPVGLANSLIGMGTGSQPSWWERLNDLEMDVLLLTGQKDNKFCLLAEKMIKELKNGTWMVFENSGHAIHVEEKEKFGTIVSDFLNT; encoded by the coding sequence ATGGATGTAGTGGTGGAAGGAGTTTCCTTCCATGTCGAAGTGTTCGGTGATGGATTTCCTTTGGTTTGTTTACACGGATTTACAGGTGATACAACGACATGGATTCCATTTGTAGAGGAATGGAGTAAGCATTCTAAGGTAATTATTCCTGATATTATTGGTCATGGGCAAACGGATTCTCCTGATTCGGAACAGCGCTACCAGATTGAAGCAGCAGCCCATGATTTATCTAGACTCCTTGATCAAATAGGGGAAGAACAAGTGGATATACTTGGTTATTCAATGGGAGGCAGGCTTGCGCTTACCTTTGCTCTTCTCTTCCCACATAGGGTTCGTAAGTTAATTTTAGAAAGTGCCTCACCCGGCCTACTTACAGAAAAGGAAAGAGAACTTCGCCGCATGAATGATGCAAAACTTGCAAATTTTATTAAAGAGCAGGGTATTCAGTCATTTGTCGATTACTGGGAGGAGATCCCTTTGCTTTCGACAATGAAAGGCTTGCCAAAGTCTCTGCAAGAAACCATTAGAAAGCAGCGTTTAAACAATTCACCAGTCGGGCTGGCAAACAGTTTAATTGGCATGGGAACTGGTTCACAACCTTCGTGGTGGGAAAGGTTAAACGACTTAGAAATGGATGTCTTATTACTTACTGGTCAAAAAGACAATAAGTTCTGTTTATTAGCGGAAAAAATGATTAAGGAGTTGAAAAACGGAACTTGGATGGTTTTTGAAAACAGTGGGCATGCAATTCATGTGGAAGAAAAAGAAAAGTTTGGTACAATAGTAAGTGACTTTCTTAATACATAA
- the menB gene encoding 1,4-dihydroxy-2-naphthoyl-CoA synthase has product MTVEWIAGRKYDEILYETYNGIAKITINRPHVHNAFTPKTVSELIDAFAFARDDSSIGVIVLTGAGDKAFCSGGDQSVRGHGGYVGEDQIPRLNVLDLQRLIRVIPKPVIAMVKGYAIGGGHVLHVVCDLTIAADNARFGQTGPKVGSFDAGYGSGYLARIIGHKKAREIWYLCRQYNAQEALDMGLVNTVVPLERVEEETIQWCNEILEKSPTALRFLKAAMNADTDGLAGLQQFAGDATLLYYTTDEAKEGRDSFKEKRKPDFGQFPRFP; this is encoded by the coding sequence TTGACAGTAGAATGGATTGCAGGACGCAAATATGATGAGATTTTATATGAAACTTATAATGGTATTGCAAAAATCACCATCAACCGTCCTCACGTACATAATGCCTTCACACCGAAGACAGTATCTGAATTAATCGATGCGTTTGCATTTGCACGTGATGATTCAAGTATTGGGGTTATTGTATTAACGGGTGCTGGAGATAAGGCATTCTGTTCAGGTGGAGACCAATCAGTTCGTGGACATGGTGGATATGTAGGAGAGGACCAAATTCCACGCTTAAATGTTCTTGATCTTCAACGCTTAATTCGTGTAATTCCTAAGCCGGTAATTGCGATGGTTAAGGGATATGCAATTGGTGGCGGGCATGTTCTTCATGTGGTTTGTGATTTAACAATTGCCGCTGATAATGCTAGATTTGGACAAACTGGTCCTAAAGTAGGAAGCTTTGATGCTGGTTATGGATCAGGCTATCTTGCAAGAATTATTGGCCATAAAAAGGCTCGTGAAATTTGGTATTTATGCCGTCAATATAATGCACAAGAAGCACTTGATATGGGACTCGTTAATACGGTAGTTCCGCTTGAAAGAGTGGAAGAAGAAACCATTCAATGGTGTAATGAAATCCTTGAAAAGAGCCCAACTGCCCTTCGTTTCTTAAAAGCAGCAATGAATGCAGATACGGATGGTTTAGCAGGACTTCAACAATTTGCTGGAGATGCAACATTACTTTACTATACAACGGATGAAGCAAAAGAAGGTCGTGATTCCTTTAAGGAAAAACGTAAGCCTGATTTTGGTCAATTCCCACGTTTTCCTTGA
- the menD gene encoding 2-succinyl-5-enolpyruvyl-6-hydroxy-3-cyclohexene-1-carboxylic-acid synthase, which produces MNHQDALTAYIAAFVAELYSTGVTDVVVSPGSRSTPMAMVMAEHPELKVHIHVDERSAAFFALGIAKATNRPVAILCTSGTAAANYFPAIVEARYARVPLIVLTADRPHELREVGAPQAIDQLHLYGKHVKWFAEMALPEDTDEMIRYARTVCARATAIATGAPSGPVHLNFPFREPLIPRMDENLFQLSERPKGYVKVHNGDLAIEDGVFVEIAEKLKGKERGLIVCGNLTDDKFADAVTQLSTTLNYPILADPLSQLRSGLHSHENIIETYDTFLRNEDAKGFLKPDVVIRFGAMPISKALTIFLKENHTADQYVVDGGGGWRDPSSLSTDMIFCNEVLFCEKLTSLSMNKASLAFLESWRNLNKLTKTTMKQVRDIAVLSEGRLFYQLADILPEGATLFVGNSMPIRDLDSFFHNNGKNIRVMANRGANGIDGTVSTALGAALYSQSMYLVLGDLTFFHDLNGLIAAKLYNIDIHIILVNNNGGGIFSFLPQSEQPKNFELLFGTPLNIEFEHAVRMFNGNFTKIQNWDHFAVEMNQSVEQSGINVYEIVTNREKNRDEHREIWQSVSQEISNFVNGVQ; this is translated from the coding sequence TAGCCGAGTTATATTCAACAGGAGTTACCGATGTTGTCGTCAGCCCTGGTTCAAGATCGACCCCAATGGCCATGGTGATGGCAGAACACCCTGAGTTGAAGGTTCATATACATGTAGACGAGCGTTCAGCTGCTTTCTTTGCCTTAGGAATTGCGAAAGCAACAAATAGACCTGTTGCCATTCTATGTACTTCCGGAACTGCTGCAGCAAATTATTTTCCTGCTATTGTTGAAGCGCGCTATGCAAGAGTCCCATTAATCGTATTGACAGCAGACCGTCCGCATGAGTTGCGAGAAGTTGGTGCCCCACAGGCAATTGACCAGCTTCATTTATATGGAAAACATGTGAAATGGTTTGCAGAAATGGCATTGCCAGAAGATACGGATGAAATGATTCGTTATGCTCGAACAGTATGTGCCCGGGCTACTGCAATTGCTACGGGTGCACCATCAGGACCAGTTCACTTGAATTTCCCATTTAGAGAGCCACTCATCCCACGGATGGATGAAAATCTGTTTCAATTATCAGAACGTCCTAAGGGGTATGTAAAGGTTCATAATGGTGATTTAGCGATTGAAGATGGAGTTTTTGTAGAAATAGCAGAAAAACTAAAGGGGAAAGAAAGAGGCTTGATTGTTTGCGGAAATCTGACAGACGATAAGTTTGCAGATGCCGTGACGCAACTTTCAACCACTTTAAATTATCCGATATTAGCAGACCCGTTATCGCAACTAAGAAGCGGGTTACATAGTCATGAAAATATCATAGAAACGTATGATACGTTTCTACGAAATGAAGATGCCAAAGGATTTCTTAAGCCAGATGTCGTTATCCGGTTTGGAGCCATGCCGATATCGAAAGCATTAACGATCTTTTTAAAAGAAAACCATACTGCCGATCAATATGTGGTTGATGGCGGTGGAGGCTGGCGTGACCCTTCATCATTATCAACGGATATGATTTTTTGCAATGAGGTATTATTTTGCGAGAAGTTAACGAGCTTAAGTATGAATAAAGCTTCCTTAGCATTTTTAGAGAGCTGGCGAAATCTAAATAAATTGACCAAGACAACTATGAAACAAGTTAGAGATATCGCAGTGCTTAGTGAGGGGCGTCTCTTTTATCAACTGGCCGATATATTACCAGAAGGAGCAACTCTTTTTGTAGGCAATAGCATGCCTATACGTGACCTAGATAGTTTTTTCCATAATAATGGTAAAAACATTAGGGTAATGGCCAATAGAGGTGCCAATGGAATTGATGGAACGGTATCCACTGCGCTGGGAGCTGCCTTGTATTCACAGTCGATGTATCTTGTGTTAGGTGATTTAACCTTTTTCCATGACCTAAATGGTTTGATTGCAGCTAAACTTTACAATATTGATATCCATATTATTCTTGTAAACAATAATGGGGGCGGAATCTTTTCCTTCTTACCCCAGTCAGAACAACCTAAGAATTTTGAGTTGCTGTTTGGAACACCATTAAATATTGAATTTGAACATGCTGTTCGAATGTTTAATGGGAATTTTACAAAAATCCAAAATTGGGATCATTTTGCCGTGGAAATGAACCAATCTGTTGAGCAATCCGGAATCAATGTCTATGAGATTGTGACAAACAGAGAAAAGAATCGTGACGAGCACCGCGAAATTTGGCAATCTGTTTCCCAGGAAATATCAAATTTTGTCAATGGAGTTCAATAA